One Cuculus canorus isolate bCucCan1 chromosome 1, bCucCan1.pri, whole genome shotgun sequence DNA segment encodes these proteins:
- the UNC50 gene encoding protein unc-50 homolog, giving the protein MGSRDGRRCSAVAGREAGRARRGRCRKVAGGGGGGRGVSRGSSKMLPTTSVNSRSQGNGALSPRDAARHTAGAKRYKYLRRLFHFRQMDFEFALWQMLYLFTSPQRVYRNFHYRKQTKDQWARDDPAFLVLLSIWLCVSTVGFGFVLDMGFFETIKLLLWVVFIDCVGVGLLIATLMWFISNKYLVKQQNRDYDVEWGYAFDVHLNAFYPLLVILHFIQLFFINYVIISDSVIGYFVGNTLWLIAIGYYIYVTFLGYSALPFLKNTAILLYPFALLILLYLISLACGWNFTKMLCSFYKYRVK; this is encoded by the exons ATGGGGTCACGTGACGGAAGGCGGTGCTCGGCCGTTGCCGGAAGGGAGGCGGGGCGCGCGCGAAGGGGACGTTGCCGGAAAGTTGCgggtggcggcggcgggggTCGCGGCGTGAGCCGCGGCAGCAG CAAAATGCTGCCAACCACTTCAGTGAATTCTCGAAGCCAGGGCAACGGTGCGCTGAGCCCCAGAGATGCTGCCAGGCACACAGCTGGAGCGAAACGCTACAAGTACCTGCGGAGGCTCTTCCACTTCCGACAGATGGACTTCGAGTTTGCTCTTTGGCAAATGCTTTACCTGTTCACATCACCGCAGAGGGTTTATAGGAATTTTcactacagaaaacagacaaaggaCCAATGGGCAAGAGATGATCCTGCTTTCTTAGTGCTTCTCAGTATCTGGCTCTGTG tgtCTACTGTAgggtttggatttgtgctggacatgggtttttttgaaacaatTAAGCTGCTGCTTTGGGTTGTCTTCATAGACTGCGTTGGTGTTGGCCTCCTGATTGCAACTTTAATGTG GTTCATTTCTAATAAGTACTTGGtgaagcagcagaacagagacTATGATGTGGAGTGGGGATACGCCTTTGATGTTCATCTGAATGCCTTCTATCCACTTCTagtcattttgcattttatccAGCTGTTTTTCATTAACT ATGTCATCATATCGGATTCCGTCATTGGGTATTTTGTTGGGAATACATTATGGCTGATTGCAATTGGCTATTACATCTATGTGACATTCCTAGGATACAGCG cacTGCCCTTTCTGAAGAACACAGCTATTCTTTTGTATCCCTTTGCACTTCTCATCCTGCTCTATTTGATCTCCTTAGCATGCGGATGGAACTTCACCAAGATGCTTTgttctttctataaatacagagtgaaataa
- the LOC128851705 gene encoding cytochrome c oxidase assembly factor 5, whose product MPRYYEEKEEDSRACGGVREDLRQCLLESPCVLQENKSPKQCLREGHCRSLQMTFFACKRSMLDTRARFRGRKGY is encoded by the exons ATGCCCAGGTACTAcgaggagaaggaggaggactCGCGGGCCTGCGGGGGCGTGAGAGAGGACTTGCGGCAGTGCCTGCTGGAGAGCCCCTGCGTCTTGCAG gaaaacaaaagccccAAACAATGCTTGAGGGAAGGACACTGTAGGagtttgcaaatgacattttttgcATGCAAAAGATCGATG TTGGATACCAGGGCAAGattcagaggaaggaagggataCTGA